Proteins co-encoded in one Halorussus vallis genomic window:
- a CDS encoding DUF5795 family protein → MSDTRVVQGRMVTPKALAELIEGEDVMEAEAIEDADRECPECGGDVLEVGYMPSVTSFVTGWKCQECDWAESDES, encoded by the coding sequence ATGAGCGATACCCGCGTCGTGCAGGGTCGGATGGTCACGCCGAAGGCGCTCGCCGAACTCATCGAGGGCGAGGACGTGATGGAAGCCGAAGCCATCGAGGACGCAGACCGCGAGTGCCCCGAGTGCGGCGGCGACGTCCTGGAGGTCGGCTACATGCCCAGCGTCACCTCGTTCGTGACCGGTTGGAAGTGCCAGGAGTGCGACTGGGCCGAGTCCGACGAGTCGTAG